The genomic interval CTGGGTACAATCGCCCTCCTGGGGAGGTGGGGCAGctgttccctctcctccagcaccCCACAACCGTACCCCCACACCTGCTCCCCCCAGGTGCCAGCactccctctccctcctgcccactCATCTCTTGGCTCTATTAACCCCTGCGGAGCTGAAGATGCCCCaatccttccttccctgctcccccgtCACACCCGCACTGGGAGCATGGCTTTCACACCGACTTACTGATTTTAAGCAGCGTTCACACTGCAGAAGCCCACGGGATCCCCTTTTTCCAGCACCACCCTCCTGCGGGGTGCGCGGGGCTCCTGCCTGTGCAGTCCAGCAAAATCCTGCctgtcccctctgccctccagACCCCCTGCTCCCCGCAGCACCCCCAACTTTGCTCCCGTACAAGCACAACACGGGGATGCTGCTAAAAGCAAGACATGGCCCCAGGGGCCCCCCAAACCTCGCAGAGAGGACGGGGCGGGGGGATGCACCCAGTGGGTCAATGTTCTCTGCAGTGGGAGCGGGAGGTCCGTGGAGGGGTCCCAGCACATCTTGCCCTGCCCCTCACACAGGTGCAGCTCCTGCACACGCTTCATGAGAATGGTGGGATGGTGCCACTGGGCGACCGACTCTTCGTCACCGGCGGCCACTGGAAGGGCATAGATGGGGACTACCGGGTGGAGATGGAGGTGTATGACTGCGCCAAGGACCTCTGGACGCGGGagggctccctgccctgcctctggctcttccacagctcctcctccatcttcatgGACACCTCCAAGTGGACGGAGGCTTTCCAGGGTGACCATGGGTGGTAGGAGAGCCCACAGCATCGCCTGTCGCCCTGCGCAGCCGCTCTCCCCCTCTCGCCTCTCTCCCCACTGCCGGTTCAGCTCTGCAGTGGGGTAGATGGAAACCCCTCTGCCGGGCTGGCTGGGGCGTCGGGAGTGTGTTCCCCACCCGCCACCGCAGGGAAAAGGCTTTTCCTTATAAACACGCTTTGGCCAATGCTCTCTTttagtttgttgggttttttttttaagaattgcctttttcccccctccaaaaccccaaagctttTAGGGTATTTCGAGGCCTCCCGAAGTGTGGCCCATGCCGTCAGAGACTGGCATTGCTGCTTGGTGGCCGTGGCCCCTTTCCCCATCACGTTGACATCCAGCATGGGGAAACACAAGGAGGACCAGAGGAATTTCTCTTTCCCGACACCCAAAGCTCTCTAGCACCTCACTGGCCCACACTGGAGTGTCAGACCCGCTCCAGCGGCCCGCAGAGCAGAATGACAGGAGGTAAACCAGCTTTTGGATGTTCTGTGTCTTTGGATGGCACAGCGGCCTGCAGCAGGGTGCTTCATCCTGATTTCTCTCCCAGGATGCGCAGCACACGCCCCTGGGAAGTGACCCGAGGGTCATGGTGAAGCAGCCGGCACCTCGGTGGCTCCTGGCTCCCGGTGCTGGGACAGAGCCGGGCAGtgcctcctgccccatccctgtctCTGCTGGTACCCGGTGGCAGAGGATGCCCCGGGACAGGGCAAGCACCGGGCAACGCTTCCCCGACGGCCGGTCCCACCACCGGCACTGGGACATCGTAGCTTTGCCAGCATCGTTTGATGGTTCATCTGTTCtgtgttaggtttttttattatttttcaagcatTAAACACGCACGCCGAGGAGCTCTGCGGATCGAGGGGGAGCCCCGTGGGTTGCGGGGAGCGTCCCCGGCTCCTGGCGCTCCACGCTGTTCCTCACGGGCCACGCGGGGTTTTAcacacgggggggggggggggggcccgcGTCCCGCAGGGGAGAGTGGGGGCTCTTCCACGGCAGCAGTGCTGTCCCCAGCGGGATCGGGCcgagccccggcggcggggcgggccccgCGGCGCCCTCGCAAGCCCCGAGgcggggccgggaccgggaccggggccGCCCTCCCGGTAGCGGCGGCGGGATGCGGCTGCGGGAGCTGTGCCTGGCGCTTCtctgcgccgccgccgccgccgggaccGGCTCCCCGGGGGCGGCCCGGGAGCACCCGCCGGTTCCGGGAGCAGCCGCGGGGAGGGCAGCGGAGACGGGacgcggggggccgggggctgccgccCCCGGGCCGGCGGCGTAGACCCCCGGCAGGCATGGATGCTGCTGGCCGGGAGCCCCGGGCGGACGAGCGGCAGCCGGGCCCGGGGCAGGACGGGCACGGTACGGGATGGAACGGGGGCTGGTGCAGCACCGGTACCGGCCAGCGACCAATCTCCAGCAAAATCACCCCAGCCTGTCTTGCAAGTCGGTGTGCGAGGCGGAGGCGCTGCCCCTGCCCCCGCCgtgctggaagagctgctgagGGAGCTGCATCTCCTGCTGAAAGGTACCCACCGGTCCCGGAGAGCGCTGCAGGAAAGGGAGGCCGAGGGGGACCCCAGGGCAGGAGCAAGGGACAGCGGGGACGGGGCACTGCGGGGCTGGGTGGCAGAGCCAGGCACTGTCTCATCTTGGggccagaaaaagcagagattcCTTCCTAAAGCCAAGACCTGCTCGGGTTTTCGAGTCAGGCATGGTGAAGGAGCAGGCGAAGACACGCAGGAAGGCCTGGGAAGGGcgtgaagaagaggaggaaagcgGTGAAAGCAACCCACAGGCCAGGTCCCATCGTCGCGTGGAAGCAGCCTTCCACTGCCGGACACGTGAAAACATCTCCATCGAGCAGAGAGCACGGCAGGAGCTGCGCCTCTACTACATCGTGAGTGCCCaccctgctctcccttcctgccCGCAGCATCTTCCTGCCCTGCCACAGGGGCTCATTCTCTAACCCGAGcctttccccatccccagccGGAGAGGGAGGGGATGTTCCACCGTGGCTTGGGGCTGAATCTGACCAGCGGGCAGTACACAGCCCCCATCGCAGGGTACTACACCTTCACCGCCACGCTGCACATCGGTGAGCCCTCAGACACCCCCCACGGCCCTGCCGGGGAGGTCCGGGACGGCTCTCACCCTCCCCTCTGTCCCAGTGCGCAGAGAGCAGCGAAGGAAGGGGCAGCCATGCAGGGGGAATCGTCTGCGGGTGCTGATCTGCGTGCAGTCCCACTGCCAGCACAACAGGTACGGCAGGGGAAAGCCCGGAAGGGAGAGGGACCCTgggccagggagggaggaaggaatccagcatccccaggggaaggagggacacACTCTCCCCAGCACCACCCTCCCTCTTCTGCAGCAATCTGGAGACCGTGTCCTGGCTGGAGAGCGGCGGTGACCTTTTCACCATCTCCGTCACCGGAGTCCTTTACCTGCAGGTTAGTGGCACCAGCTCCGCTCGGGACTGTGCCGGGCAGGAAGGTGCCTTCCGTggccccagctgcagggctgggcatcGAGTCTGGttctcagcccagctctgagcCCAAAGGACACTCGGGGCTGAGGTCTGCTGGGACACTACAGCACATACCATGGCTGGGCTGCCCCCCTGGCCTCGATGTCGTCCTTTTCccagaaggaaggggagggtgAGCAGCCCCTCCAAGCTCCCGGCTGCTGCGCGCAGGGGAGAGCTCTCTCCTTTGCTCTGCCAGGCTGTGGCCAGTGCCCGGAGGCGGTGGCCCAGCCCTGTTAAGCCCTCTTTCCCTCCAGGCTGGGCAGTACGCCTCTGTTTTCGTGGACAACGCTGCAGGCTCTCCCCTCACCGTTCAAAGCGGCTCTGATTTCAGCGCCATTCTGCTGGGGGTGTGAAAAGGCGCTGGGCACCACGCAGGGAGCTGAACCTGAGCCAGGAGCGGCCGGACCCTCCCCTCCAACAGCCACCGTCATAcctcccctgcccagcaccaAGCCCGGGGAAGACCTTtcgctgctgcaggagctgcaggctggcCCGATACTGCTTGTGCTGCAGAACCATCTGAAGCTGGACAAAACATCAGGGaggaaaggataaaaataataataataataaaaaaaagcagcctgacAAGGAGCTAAAGGAGTTCACTTTTATCTGAAGGCTAGGGCTGGAAGTTTGTCTTGGAAAACACTGCTGATAACGGCGGCAGTCGGCTGCTTTCTCTGCGGGGCTCAGCTCCACCAGTGCTGGGCGATGAAGCCCCACGCCTCCATTTCTGCTCTCCGCAGATTTCCCTGCCCAGCTTCTCAGCAGCCCAAACCAGATTATTTGTATTGCTTTAGCTTCCCTGCAACGTATTAGCAGTGAATGTTTGCTGGCAGAAGCCAACATCCTTCGCAGCTAATCATCAAAGCAGAGCGGTGTCCCAATAATGCTGCGCATTTGATTAAAGCAAATTCCTGTCCTGTGGCTTTCCACGCCAGGCGTTCCCTGCCCGTGGCACAGGGCCCAGGCCATGGGCAGCGCAGATACGCTCCTTGCTTCGGCTCCGATAGCCGTCTGAACCGAGGATGGGCACAGGGCTACGTGCCTGAGCGAGGGCTGCGGGAGAGGTACCCGGGCAGGCTGGGCGTGGGGCAAGGCGGCCGGCACGTTTTATTTCTTAGTAGCACGTAGCACTGGGCAAGCTGTGCCAGCAACACCATGAGATAGCCCGAACTGCACCCAGCCCCGCCTTCCCCGAAGGATCTGCGCACGTAGGCAGGGGGGAGGCAGCCTCCTCACGCCGGACCTCGCTCACGAGAGCTTtcctggccctgcctggcctTCTCCGCAGGTTGCATGTCCTCAAGGAGCCTGGTGAAGTAGCTGTTGCCGCAGCTCTTCGTGAGTGGGAGTTGGGGCAGGGAGGCGGCTCTGGCTGTGCAGTTTTAATGCTGACTTCTGCCCCAAGGCAAAGAGAACTTGTCTCTGAAAGGAAAGACGTGCTTTTCCCCCAGCTGAACAGAtgagcagcagcatcctggcAGAGACAAggcctctgcagctcctgcccaaCTGAGGAGCTTGGCCCAGGCAGCACCTCCCAGTTACCACGCGTGGCCATGAGCCAAGGCAGCCTCGCTCAGATCAGCCACCTTCCCTTCCTACCAAACACACCTGAGAAGATACAAAAGGACTCACTGTTGGAGAGCGGGGCTTGCCGAGCTGGTAAGCTGTCCTCTGCGAGCGAGATATAAAAGAGCCCAACACACTTGAACACAAAAGTGAGAGTTGATTTAAGTTGGAGCTACCTGGGCGGCTAATTTAGGTGTTGGGAGGGGGCTAGCAGCTCAGTCAGCCCCAAGGGAGGGGAGCTGCACGTACAGCACTTCTGCACGGGCCACCTCCCGGAGCTCCCCACAGTAGCAGGATGCTGCTGAGCAATGAGGCAgggaaagtttattttcaggaaacCTCTTGCAGACCCCACCCTACCAGGAAATACAAGCAAACAGTTTTTTGCCTTCCACTAAAGCTGGGGTTGAACCTGCCTTTCTAACTGTCTGGCGACTCACAAGCATGGTGAAACCTGCTCCACAGcgcttccttttcccctttgccCCGAAAAATGGCCGATACGATCCATTTTATGGAAATCGTTATTAACTGTACCATAATACTGTGTATTATGTTCCTAGTTGGAGTTGTGCTTTCAGTACTCTTTctaaagggaaggaaagaaagagttgtaagaggagggagggggagagaacaCAGTCAGAGAAGGACAAGCTGATACTTCTCTCACCAGCTCCTGCGCTGGAATTCAGAGGGGTCTCTTGGAGGGAACACCAGAGAGACGGGTGCTTGGCTCAGCTCTCGCAGCACAGCACACAGCTCTCCCCGGCGCAGGAGCTGTGAAAAGCAGGGAGGCGAGAAGGGCGGGCGAGTTGCCCTTCTGAGATCTGCCGTCAGGGTTTCTTTTGCCACAGACTGAAGAAACTCCGTGCTACTCCGTCTTGGCTCTCCAAATTTGGCTTtcaagagcagaagcagcagagcgTGTTGCTAACATGGGCAATTCCCTCTCAGCTCATCCTGCAGTGCAATCTTACATCAGCGTATGCAGGAATGGCTGGGAGCAGAACAAGCTGGCAGAGGCAAGCGCTATCCAAAATATGTGCTGGAGGCCCGCTTCCTTCCTCAGTGCTCTGCAGGAGATGTGGAGAGTTAGAGTAAGCCAGGCCGAGTTAGCCTAACTGTTAACATAAGCCCATGAACTTTAACTGACTTCTGCTGTAGCAGAAATAGATGAAAGACGTCAAGCCACCCGTCCCAAACAACAGGATAGCTTTTGCGCACTCAAGAACACACATAGCTCAGGATCCAGGACCATCTCTCAAAGCTCCAGGGAACACAGGGAACAGAAAAGAGCCCAGGAAGCCTCACAACCCTGCGCAGGCACCAAACGGCAGGCACCACCGCGCCAACCTGCCCAACCTCTCTCTGGGACTGCACCGTTTCTCATGCAGAGCAAGGAGGTCGCGCAAGAAACCACTGCACAGACCCACTGGCTCATCTCCCTCACTGCACCATCTCACCCACAGGACTGGAAAGCTGCATAATCTGGAATTTAAGTGCTTTGGTAGCCCAATCTGTTTAGCTTTCACAGTGTCGTTTGGTCTTCAGCCAaattttctctggaaaacatCACACGGACTCTCTGCAGCAACAGCTGGTAGAGGAATGAGGACGGGCTGAGATACCAGACACTTAATAGCAACAAGTACCTAAAACCCGAGATGCCTGCTCCTCAGATGGCACACAGACAAGCACAGAGCCTGCCCTTAtcccagctgcctggcaggTCCATTTGGTGAAAACACTTTCCCAATAAACATCAGGAGCAAACTCCAGCCACTTTTGCCGTATCAACAACTGGGATAAAACCCCAACGTTTTCTGCAAGCAGAGGGAAGGtacactgctgctctgcaagtGCTGTTTGTATCACTCAGCTGCATGCAACCTCACAACCCAGCTTCAGAACcaaaaaatttcctttccagTACTAAGAGGACAGCCCACACCGCATCCCAAGCCTGGAGTACTGCACAGTCTGTACGGTACAGCCCGACCAGGAGCTGCCACTGAGTCCTAAGAGCTCAGGACTCTCCCAGGGCCTCATACAAAGCTCAACGAAATGAACAGCAGAACTGCACCGTTTGAAACGGCTGGCAGAGTTCATGCCCACAGATGCCTGCTCTTGCTAGCACCTCTGCCAAATGGATTTATTTGGTTTGCAAAGACATTCACGGGAGGTTGACAGGACAAGAGATTTCTGCATAGGCTGATCCCCTGTGGCAGCCAGTTAGAAAACACTGCTAGCCAAGTGAGCTAAaactattagaaaaaaaaaaaaaacaaaacaactttatttACACTGAAGAGCATCCAGCAGGACCCTCCCTCCCCTGGccacacatgcacgcacaccGACTTGCCCTTCCCTTACATCCGCCGCAAGCTGGGGATCCTGCTGCCGCACCTCATCTCTCAGTGCTCTATCCGGACCACCATGACCGTGACGTTGTCCGCCGACCCTCGCTGTACTGCCTTGTTGGCCAGTCTGTTACACGCAGCTTCATATCTAACGTCTGCTTCTAGCTTCCCTTCTCTCGTCTGGATGTTCTTATCCTGTTGGGACGAGGAAAGATGATGCTGATTGCTCCCAGCAAAACACGTAGGTGCAAGCACATGGTGATTTCCAAGCACggggaagcaaaacaaacaaggaCAACCTCAGGTATAAGGGGGGATACCCTGGCAGAAGTACGTTTCTGCAAGTCGGAGTCATTCCATTTCGTGCCCCCTGCACTGACAAACCCAGCCCCCATGCTGCCTTCTCCTCACCTCCAGGCAGGACACAATGAAGTTGACAGCTTCTTCTGGTGTAAAGACTTTAAAGAGGCCGTCACACGCTATCAGAATGAACCTGGAAATCAAGTAGAGACAAGTTCCAAGGCTGAATCTTTGGCTCCCCGGCTACAGCAAAATCCCTCCAAGCTATTTTATGAGTACCCATGCTCCAATCCAAAGAGAAGATGCCATAAAGCTCATCTGAAAATCCCTCAGAAGCACCAGAAGTCCTCTGGTGCTCCAGAACCTACC from Gymnogyps californianus isolate 813 chromosome 10, ASM1813914v2, whole genome shotgun sequence carries:
- the LOC127020276 gene encoding LOW QUALITY PROTEIN: erythroferrone-like (The sequence of the model RefSeq protein was modified relative to this genomic sequence to represent the inferred CDS: deleted 2 bases in 1 codon); translated protein: MRLRELCLALLCAAAAAGTGSPGAAREHPPVPGAAAGRAAETGRGGPGAAARAGGVDPRQAWMLLAGSPGRTSGSRARGRTGTPVLQVGVRGGGAAPAPAVLEELLRELHLLLKGMVKEQAKTRRKAWEGREEEEESGESNPQARSHRRVEAAFHCRTRENISIEQRARQELRLYYIPEREGMFHRGLGLNLTSGQYTAPIAGYYTFTATLHIVRREQRRKGQPCRGNRLRVLICVQSHCQHNSNLETVSWLESGGDLFTISVTGVLYLQAGQYASVFVDNAAGSPLTVQSGSDFSAILLGV